One genomic segment of Ascochyta rabiei chromosome 20, complete sequence includes these proteins:
- a CDS encoding Beta-aspartyl-peptidase yields MGVCFEANYYFTILKRKGYWDANVTKIGEIAEGHGTVGATALDIYGNLAATDSTGGTMFKSVDRVRDTAILGAGIYADDKVAIVCSGSGEAILKATVASRVVSNM; encoded by the exons ATGGGCGTTTGTTTCGAAGCGAATTATTATTTCACTATTTTGAAGCGCAAGGGTTATTGGGACGCAAATGTGACCAAGATCGGCGAGATCGCTGAAGGCCATGGGACGGTTGGTGCAACAGCTCTGGACATCTACGGGAACCTTGCAGCGACCGACTCCACCGGTGGTACTATGTTCAAGAGTGTTGATAGAGTAAGAGACACGGCTATCCTCGGTGCCGGTATCTATGCTGACGATAAGGTGGCGATCGTGTG CAGCGGAAGTGGTGAAGCCATTCTGAAGGCCACAGTCGCGTCTAGAGTTGTCTCGAACATGTGA